The Solea senegalensis isolate Sse05_10M linkage group LG4, IFAPA_SoseM_1, whole genome shotgun sequence genome includes a region encoding these proteins:
- the LOC122767972 gene encoding tripartite motif-containing protein 29-like, producing MRRSKRRQQGQEMEPREKASKSCLDCSASSCEKDHQPHCHSPPFEKQNLQENICSLHNKTMDMFCYTDQQCICYLCSVYDHKDHDTVSAAAERSQKQKEVELSLKEIEQRLQDRKKDARKLEKKGKGVNHSVDKAVEDSEKIFTELIQLLRERSCDVTQLIRSQQENEERRFKDLEEKLQQEITELKRKDDELKQLSLTQDHTQFLLNYPSLSGELSPSTHSSSISIAPVNFCEDVTAALSQVRGQVKGVLTQTWKNMGLTLSQDDVLKP from the coding sequence atgagaagaagtaaaagaagaCAGCAGGGACAGGAAATGGAGCCGAGAGAAAAAGCTTCCAAGTCCTGTTTGGATTGTTCGGCATCTTCCTGTGAGAAAGACCACCAACCTCATTGTCATTCACCACCATTTGAGAAACAAAACCTCCAGGAGAACATCTGCTCTCTTCACAATAAGACGATGGACATGTTCTGCTACACTGATCAACAGTGCATTTGTTACCTTTGCTCCGTGTATGACCATAAAGACCACGACAcggtctcagctgcagcagagaggtcGCAGAAGCAGAAAGAGGTTGAGCTGAGTCTAAAAGAAATCGAGCAGAGACTCCAGGATAGAAAGAAAGATGCGAGGAAGCTTGAAAAGAAGGGGAAGGGCGTCAATCACTCTGTGGATAAAGCAGTGGAGGATAGTGAGAAGATCTTCACTGAGCTGATCCAACTCTTGAGGGAAAGAAGCTGTGATGTGACGCAGCTGATCAGATCGCAGCAGGAAAATGAAGAGAGAAGATTCAAAGACCTTgaggagaagctgcagcaggagatcaCTGAGCTGAAGAGGAAAGACGATGAACTGaagcagctgtcactcacacaggaCCACACCCAGTTTCTACTCAACTACCCGTCACTGTCAGGAGAACTCAGTCCATCTACTCACTCATCCAGCATCAGCATCGCTCCTGTGAACTTCTGTGAAGATGTGACAGCAGCTTtgtcacaggtcagaggtcaagtaAAGGGAGTTCTGACTCAGACATGGAAAAACATGGGACTGACACTGAGTCAAGACGATGTTTTAAAGCCGTGA
- the LOC122767971 gene encoding tripartite motif-containing protein 16-like translates to MDENVDQLEWETFSCPMCLDLLKDPVAIFCGHSYCMNCIQSHWDTESGIYSCLQCTQTVLGRPRLMKNILLADLVEQLRKSAVQAAPADHCYAGAEDVSCDVCTGRKLKAAMSCLNCLASYCEKHLQPHYESPPFKKHKLVDPCKKLQENICPQHNKMMDMFCFTDHQHVCYLCSVDKHKGHDTVTAAAGRMQKQKELDLSLEEIQQRLQDRKKDVEMIEQKGKDVNLSVFRALEDNENIFTELIQLLKKTRSGVMQRLRSQHEPEERRFKDLQEKLQQEITELKRKVTELKQLSLIQDHNQFLLNYCSLSAALGPSTHSSSINIAPARFCEDVTAALSQVRGQVQDVLTRTWTHIGLTLNQDDVLLPQPEPRTRVEFLQYSREITMDPNTLNTWIILSEGNRKVTLMNHRQSYSTHPDRFTDWYQVLSRESLTGQCYWEVEYRGLGVYVAVTYKTFRRAGKSVKGVFGFNDKSWALCLGSRCYYLLHSSISTKVSDGLSSRLGVYLDHSAGLLSFYSVSNTMTLLHRVQTTFTQPLYVGVGFKHYLPGATAEFCDV, encoded by the coding sequence ATGGATGAGAACGTAGATCAGCTGGAGTGGGAGACCTTTTCTTGTCCAATGTGTCTGGATCTGCTGAAAGATCCAGTTGCTATTTTCTGTGGACACAGCTACTGTATGAACTGCATTCAATCCCACTGGGACACGGAGAGTGGGATTTACAGCTGCCTTCAGTGCACACAGACCGTCCTTGGAAGACCGAGACTGATGAAGAACATCTTGTTAGCAGATCTGGTGGAGCAGCTGAGGAAAAGTGCAGTCcaagctgctcctgctgatcactgctatgctggagctgaagatgtgtCCTGTGACGTCTGCACTGGCAGGAAACTGAAAGCTGCCATGTCCTGTTTGAACTGTTTGGCCTCGTACTGTGAGAAACACCTCCAGCCTCATTATGAATCccctccatttaaaaaacacaagctCGTGGACCCCTGCAAGAAGCTCCAGGAGAACATCTGCCCCCAACACAATAAGATGATGGACATGTTCTGCTTCACTGATCACCAGCATGTctgttatctctgctctgtggacaaacacaaaggtcacgacacagtcacagctgcagcaggaaggaTGCAGAAGCAGAAAGAGCTCGATCTGAGTCTCGAAGAAATCCAGCAGAGGCTCCAGGACCGAAAGAAAGACGTGGAGATGATTGAACAGAAAGGGAAGGACGTCAATCTCTCCGTGTTTAGAGCCCTGGAGGACAATGAGAACATCTTCACTGAGCTGATCCAACTCCTGAAGAAAACACGCTCTGGTGTGATGCAGCGGCTCAGATCCCAGCACGAGCCTGAAGAGAGAAGATTCAAAGATCTTcaggagaagctgcagcaggagatcactgagctgaagaggaaagtcactgaactgaagCAGCTGTCACTCATACAGGATCACAACCAGTTCCTACTCAACTACTGCTCACTGTCAGCAGCACTCGGTCCGTCCACTCACTCGTCCAGCATCAACATCGCTCCTGCGAGATTCTGCGAAGACGTGACCGCTGCTTTGTCACAGGTCAGAGGCCAAGTACAGGACGTTCTGACcaggacatggacacacattGGACTGACATTGAATCAAGATGATGTTTTACTGCCACAACCAGAGCCCAGGACCAGAGTGGAATTCTTACAGTATTCACGGGAAATCACGATGGATccaaacacattaaacacatggataatattatctgagggaaacagaaaagtgacattaatgAATCACAGACAGTCTTATTCTACTCACCCAGACAGATTTACTGACTGGTATCAGGTCCTGAGTCGAGAGAGTCTGACTGGACAGtgttactgggaggtggagtATCGAGGATTAGGAGTTTATGTAGCAGTCACATACAAGACCTTCAGGAGAGCAGGGAAATCGGTGAAAGGTGTATTTGGATTCAATGACAAATCATGGGCGTTATGTCTTGGCTCCCGTTGCTATTACTTACTTCATAGCAGTATCAGCACAAAAGTCTCAGATGGATTGTCCTCCAGACTAGGAGTGTACCTAGACCACAGTGCAGGTCTTCTGTCGTTTTACAGCGTCTCGAACACCATGACTCTcctccacagagtccagaccacaTTCACCCAGCCTCTCTATGTTGGAGTCGGGTTTAAGCATTATCTTCCTGGAGCCACTGCCGAGTTCTGTGACGTGTAA